From Streptomyces sp. NBC_00775, one genomic window encodes:
- a CDS encoding response regulator transcription factor, which translates to MHQNGKITVFLLDDHEVVRRGVHELLSVEDDIEVVGEAGTAADALVRIPATRPDVAVLDVRLPDGSGVEVCREIRSQDESIKCLMLTSFSDDEALFDAIMAGASGYVLKAIRGAELLSAVRDVAAGKSLLDPVATARVLERLRDGGGAKSDDKLAHLTDQERKILDLIGEGLTNRVIGERLHLAEKTIKNYVSSLLSKLGMERRSQAAAYVARMQAQQQNR; encoded by the coding sequence GTGCATCAAAACGGGAAAATCACCGTATTTCTCCTGGACGATCACGAGGTGGTCCGTCGCGGAGTCCATGAGCTGCTCTCGGTGGAGGACGACATCGAGGTGGTCGGCGAGGCCGGCACGGCGGCCGACGCCCTGGTGCGGATTCCGGCCACCCGCCCGGACGTCGCCGTCCTCGACGTACGGCTCCCGGACGGCAGCGGCGTGGAGGTCTGCCGCGAGATCCGCTCCCAGGACGAGTCCATCAAGTGCCTGATGCTGACCTCGTTCTCCGACGACGAGGCCCTCTTCGACGCGATCATGGCGGGCGCCTCGGGCTATGTCCTCAAGGCCATCCGCGGCGCCGAACTGCTCTCGGCCGTACGGGACGTCGCCGCCGGAAAGTCCCTGCTCGACCCGGTGGCCACCGCCCGCGTCCTGGAGCGGCTGCGCGACGGCGGCGGCGCCAAGAGCGACGACAAGCTGGCGCACCTCACCGACCAGGAGCGCAAGATCCTGGACCTGATCGGCGAGGGGCTCACCAATCGCGTGATCGGGGAGCGGCTGCACCTCGCCGAGAAAACGATCAAGAATTACGTGTCGAGCCTGCTGTCCAAGCTGGGAATGGAACGGCGTTCCCAGGCGGCGGCATATGTGGCGCGGATGCAGGCGCAACAGCAGAACCGCTGA
- a CDS encoding pyridoxamine 5'-phosphate oxidase family protein — translation MPTDERTADERTADKRSADEQLAVELIGRTDYGRVATSMRALPFLAFARHIVVDGRVLLRMPRSCGYHRACAGSVVAYGTDNLSSARPGESLWSVQIVGQCESVEPTAAERELFGPAPRLVDGEPFEPVYLTIDPQLSTVHSADGGLERHFQHVL, via the coding sequence ATGCCCACCGACGAACGGACCGCGGACGAACGAACCGCGGACAAGCGGTCCGCCGACGAACAGCTCGCCGTGGAACTGATCGGCCGCACCGATTACGGCCGGGTGGCCACCAGCATGCGCGCGTTGCCCTTCCTCGCGTTCGCCCGCCACATCGTGGTCGACGGGCGCGTGCTGCTGCGGATGCCCCGCAGCTGCGGATACCACCGCGCCTGCGCCGGCAGCGTCGTCGCGTACGGCACCGACAACCTGAGCTCCGCGCGGCCGGGCGAGAGCCTGTGGTCCGTGCAGATCGTGGGCCAGTGCGAGAGCGTCGAGCCGACCGCGGCCGAACGGGAACTCTTCGGTCCCGCGCCGCGCCTCGTGGACGGCGAGCCCTTCGAGCCGGTCTATCTGACCATCGATCCGCAGTTGTCCACCGTGCACTCCGCGGACGGTGGCCTGGAACGGCACTTCCAGCACGTCCTGTGA
- a CDS encoding phosphotransferase: protein MPHAPPLGALLRQYAAGSALTCEPVEQGLLNRGYRLRTTRGRYFLKHHFDPETADPAAIARQHRATQRLADLGVPVAPPLTGTDGRTVAVVGGHAYALHPWIDGRHRHGGQLSTEQCARLGALLGVVHASLERVMPAEARTAAKPADGAERGQGTAPAEGADPARGADPADTFALIDRLLAQVRRHRPSDAFDELARHRLLERRALLERHADRRPPQGGSVGWVHGDFHPFNLLYRDGEPAAIVDWDRLGIHPRAEEAVRAAVIFFVRPLGTLDLTKVRAYARAYRRTAGATPSELRAAVHRVWWERLNDFWILRWHYERGDTRADPQFPAASALAVWWTREYESVCEAFAG, encoded by the coding sequence ATGCCTCACGCGCCCCCTCTGGGCGCCCTCCTCCGCCAGTACGCCGCCGGGTCCGCGCTGACCTGCGAACCCGTCGAGCAGGGGCTGCTCAACCGCGGCTATCGCCTGCGCACCACCCGCGGCCGGTACTTCCTCAAGCACCACTTCGACCCGGAGACCGCCGACCCCGCCGCGATCGCCCGCCAGCACCGGGCGACCCAGCGCCTGGCCGACCTCGGCGTCCCGGTCGCCCCGCCGCTGACCGGCACCGACGGCCGCACCGTCGCCGTCGTCGGGGGCCACGCGTACGCGCTGCACCCGTGGATCGACGGACGGCACCGGCACGGCGGCCAGCTCAGCACGGAGCAGTGCGCGCGCCTGGGGGCGCTCCTGGGCGTCGTCCACGCGAGCCTGGAGCGGGTGATGCCGGCGGAGGCACGAACGGCGGCGAAACCGGCCGACGGCGCCGAGCGCGGGCAGGGCACCGCGCCGGCGGAAGGTGCCGATCCCGCCCGGGGCGCCGACCCCGCCGACACCTTCGCGCTCATCGACCGCCTGCTCGCCCAGGTGCGCCGTCACCGCCCCTCCGACGCCTTCGACGAGCTGGCCAGGCACCGGCTCCTGGAACGGCGCGCCCTCCTGGAGCGGCATGCCGACCGCCGGCCCCCGCAGGGCGGCTCGGTGGGCTGGGTGCACGGCGACTTCCACCCGTTCAACCTGCTCTACCGCGACGGCGAGCCGGCCGCGATCGTCGACTGGGACCGGCTGGGCATCCACCCGCGCGCGGAGGAGGCCGTACGCGCCGCGGTGATCTTCTTCGTACGGCCCCTCGGCACGCTCGACCTGACGAAAGTACGGGCCTACGCGCGCGCGTACCGGCGTACCGCGGGCGCCACCCCCTCCGAACTCAGGGCCGCCGTGCACCGCGTGTGGTGGGAGCGGCTGAACGACTTCTGGATACTGCGCTGGCACTACGAGCGCGGGGACACCCGCGCCGATCCGCAGTTCCCGGCGGCCTCGGCGCTGGCGGTGTGGTGGACGCGGGAGTACGAGTCGGTGTGCGAGGCGTTCGCGGGCTGA
- a CDS encoding protein kinase domain-containing protein, with protein MAQQQRAQGPSDPEATGGGMSDAPEMWGNGGLVGDGRYRLTHRLGRGGMAEVFAAEDVRLGRTVAVKLLRSDLAEDPVSKARFTREAQSVAGLNHHAVVAVYDSGEDVVGHGVVPYIVMELVEGRTIRDLLLNAEAPGPEQALIIVSGVLEALAYSHQHGIVHRDIKPANVIITHTGAVKVMDFGIARALHGAQSTMTQTGMVMGTPQYLSPEQALGKAVDHRSDLYATGCLLYELLALRPPFTGETPLSVVYQHVQDIPMPPSQVSGSVPPELDGLVMRSLAKEPDDRFQTAEEMRGLVQYGLQMLYDQGGHTGTWNTGPVSVHEGLHTPAGGFAGTTAMPHPHDSGTSQIPAPILPPYGGGDDGGFEGHGNKGSGSGKLWILAVLAVIAIAAGVALALHNTGNSSGGGSDTTQSPTTSQTTDDNRSSETPSDEPTDQSTDTSTDDSTSTSGTGEYTPSYTPSPTTQEPTDDPTDEPTDTTPTTPEPTDDPTTPTADPTTADPTDPGTGGTVAGGGEGP; from the coding sequence ATGGCACAGCAGCAGCGCGCTCAGGGCCCGTCCGACCCCGAGGCGACTGGCGGCGGTATGTCAGATGCGCCGGAGATGTGGGGTAACGGCGGACTTGTGGGGGACGGCCGGTACCGGCTGACCCACCGACTCGGCCGGGGCGGCATGGCCGAGGTGTTCGCGGCCGAGGACGTACGCCTCGGGCGCACCGTCGCGGTCAAGCTGCTCCGTTCCGACCTGGCCGAGGACCCGGTCTCCAAGGCCCGCTTCACGCGCGAGGCCCAGTCGGTCGCCGGGCTCAACCACCACGCCGTCGTCGCCGTGTACGACTCCGGTGAGGACGTGGTCGGCCATGGCGTCGTCCCGTACATCGTGATGGAGCTCGTCGAGGGCCGCACGATCCGCGATCTGCTGCTCAACGCCGAGGCCCCCGGGCCCGAGCAGGCGCTGATCATCGTCTCCGGAGTGCTCGAAGCGCTCGCCTACTCGCACCAGCACGGCATCGTGCACCGCGACATCAAGCCGGCGAACGTGATCATCACGCACACCGGTGCCGTGAAGGTGATGGACTTCGGCATCGCGCGCGCCCTGCACGGCGCGCAGTCGACGATGACCCAGACCGGCATGGTCATGGGCACGCCGCAGTACCTCTCCCCGGAGCAGGCCCTCGGCAAGGCCGTCGACCACCGCTCCGACCTGTACGCGACCGGCTGCCTGCTCTACGAACTCCTCGCGCTGCGGCCCCCGTTCACCGGCGAGACGCCGCTGTCGGTGGTCTACCAGCACGTCCAGGACATCCCGATGCCCCCGTCCCAGGTCTCCGGCTCGGTGCCGCCGGAGCTCGACGGGCTCGTCATGCGCTCGCTCGCGAAGGAGCCGGACGACCGGTTCCAGACCGCCGAGGAGATGCGCGGGCTCGTCCAGTACGGGCTGCAGATGCTGTACGACCAGGGCGGGCACACCGGCACCTGGAACACCGGCCCGGTCAGCGTGCACGAGGGTCTGCACACCCCGGCGGGCGGCTTCGCGGGCACCACCGCGATGCCGCACCCCCATGACTCCGGCACGTCGCAGATCCCGGCGCCGATACTCCCTCCGTACGGCGGCGGGGACGACGGCGGCTTCGAGGGGCACGGCAACAAGGGCAGCGGCAGCGGCAAGCTGTGGATACTGGCCGTCCTCGCGGTGATCGCGATCGCGGCGGGTGTCGCGCTCGCGCTCCACAACACCGGCAACAGCAGCGGTGGTGGATCCGATACGACGCAGTCGCCGACCACCTCGCAGACCACCGACGACAACCGGTCCAGCGAGACGCCCAGCGACGAGCCGACCGACCAGTCCACGGACACCTCCACGGACGACTCGACCAGCACCAGTGGCACCGGGGAGTACACGCCGTCGTACACGCCGTCGCCGACCACCCAGGAGCCGACGGACGACCCGACGGACGAGCCGACCGACACGACGCCGACCACCCCGGAGCCGACGGACGACCCGACGACACCGACGGCGGACCCGACGACGGCGGACCCGACCGATCCCGGCACGGGCGGCACCGTCGCCGGCGGGGGCGAGGGCCCCTGA
- a CDS encoding protein kinase domain-containing protein, translating into MSQDGAQGRYAGRAVAGGRYQLRDLLGEGGMASVHLAYDSVLDRQVAIKTLHTELGREQAFRERFRREAQSVAKLTHTNIVSVFDTGEDDLDGMTTPYIVMEYVEGRPLGSVLDQDIAQYGAMPADKALKITADVLAALEISHEMGLVHRDIKPGNVMMTKRNVVKVMDFGIARAMQSGVTSMTQTGMVVGTPQYLSPEQALGRGVDARSDLYSVGIMLFQLTTGRLPFEADSPLAIAYAHVQEEPVAPSSINRSLPPAVDALVARALKKNPNERFPSAEIMRDECLRVAQSFQAAAPSIVAGAQTSSGAGVGSAVFPPVEQGTPAPGPVQTPYQPGPYGAPTPAPSQTPAPAYGYPQQVGYQTPAQTAAYAPQQGMSTPPPYNLTPQPAAPVSGGSGGRKSNKGVVIGSIVVALVAIGGLITALTLNGGSDDNKGGSDASTSPTATVVAGHRGPDTSKTIDTEKCTDPVESYNDEKKIQVPDFSYKNLKSVKACFQAAGWQMKVTRVDENVYGEDTVMEQFPSDGTDVDPKDMPEIELKVSTGNPS; encoded by the coding sequence ATGAGCCAGGACGGCGCACAGGGCCGGTACGCGGGGCGTGCGGTGGCCGGCGGCCGCTACCAGCTGCGTGATCTGCTCGGCGAGGGCGGCATGGCCTCGGTGCATCTCGCGTACGACTCGGTGCTCGACCGCCAGGTCGCGATCAAGACGCTGCACACCGAGCTCGGCCGTGAGCAGGCCTTCCGCGAGCGCTTCCGCCGCGAGGCCCAGTCGGTGGCGAAGCTCACCCACACGAACATCGTCTCGGTCTTCGACACCGGCGAGGACGACCTCGACGGCATGACGACGCCGTACATCGTCATGGAGTACGTCGAGGGCCGCCCGCTCGGCTCCGTGCTCGACCAGGACATCGCGCAGTACGGCGCCATGCCCGCCGACAAGGCGCTGAAGATCACCGCGGATGTGCTGGCGGCCCTGGAGATCAGCCACGAGATGGGCCTGGTCCACCGGGACATCAAGCCGGGCAACGTGATGATGACGAAGCGCAACGTCGTCAAGGTGATGGACTTCGGCATCGCCCGCGCCATGCAGTCCGGTGTCACCTCGATGACGCAGACCGGCATGGTCGTCGGCACCCCGCAGTACCTCTCCCCGGAGCAGGCGCTCGGCAGAGGCGTGGACGCCAGATCCGACCTGTACTCGGTCGGCATCATGCTCTTCCAACTCACCACCGGGCGACTGCCGTTCGAGGCGGACTCGCCGCTGGCCATCGCATACGCACACGTCCAGGAGGAGCCGGTCGCGCCCTCCTCGATCAACCGCTCGCTGCCCCCGGCCGTGGACGCGCTGGTCGCCCGCGCCCTGAAGAAGAACCCGAACGAGCGTTTCCCGAGCGCCGAGATCATGCGCGACGAGTGCCTGCGCGTGGCTCAGTCCTTCCAGGCCGCCGCGCCGAGCATCGTGGCCGGCGCCCAGACGTCGAGCGGCGCGGGCGTCGGCTCCGCCGTCTTCCCGCCCGTCGAACAGGGCACTCCGGCCCCGGGCCCCGTACAGACGCCGTACCAGCCGGGTCCCTACGGCGCGCCGACCCCGGCGCCCTCCCAGACTCCGGCCCCGGCGTACGGCTACCCGCAGCAGGTCGGCTACCAGACGCCGGCCCAGACCGCCGCGTACGCCCCGCAGCAGGGCATGTCGACCCCGCCGCCGTACAACCTGACGCCCCAGCCCGCGGCACCCGTCTCGGGCGGCTCCGGCGGCCGCAAGAGCAACAAGGGAGTCGTCATCGGGTCGATCGTCGTCGCGCTCGTCGCGATCGGCGGCCTGATCACCGCTCTCACCCTGAACGGCGGCAGCGACGACAACAAGGGCGGCAGCGACGCCAGCACGTCACCGACCGCGACCGTGGTGGCGGGTCACCGGGGGCCGGACACGTCGAAGACGATCGACACGGAGAAGTGCACGGACCCGGTGGAGTCGTACAACGACGAGAAGAAGATCCAAGTCCCGGACTTCAGCTACAAGAACCTCAAGTCGGTGAAGGCCTGCTTCCAGGCCGCCGGCTGGCAGATGAAGGTCACCCGCGTCGACGAGAACGTCTACGGCGAGGACACGGTCATGGAGCAGTTCCCGTCCGACGGCACGGACGTCGACCCGAAGGACATGCCCGAGATCGAGCTGAAGGTCTCGACGGGCAACCCGTCCTGA
- a CDS encoding bacterial proteasome activator family protein produces the protein MEMPRNERSPENPQILVVGQDGMALGGTGDEDSREVPVTEMVEQPAKVMRIGSMIKQLLEEVRAAPLDEASRVRLKEIHASSVKELEDGLAPELVEELERLSLPFTDEVIPSDAELRIAQAQLVGWLEGLFHGIQTTLFAQQMAARAQLESMRRALPPGVGGADGDEDPRAGGRVGGPYL, from the coding sequence ATGGAGATGCCGAGGAACGAAAGGTCGCCGGAGAACCCTCAGATCCTGGTCGTAGGCCAGGACGGGATGGCTCTCGGCGGCACCGGAGACGAGGACTCCCGCGAGGTCCCGGTGACGGAGATGGTGGAACAGCCCGCCAAGGTGATGCGCATCGGCAGCATGATCAAGCAGCTGCTGGAGGAGGTGCGCGCCGCACCTCTGGACGAGGCCAGCCGCGTCCGGCTCAAGGAGATCCACGCGAGCTCCGTGAAGGAGCTGGAGGACGGCCTGGCCCCCGAACTCGTCGAGGAACTGGAGCGGCTCTCCCTGCCCTTCACGGACGAAGTGATCCCCAGCGACGCCGAACTGCGGATCGCGCAGGCCCAGTTGGTGGGCTGGCTCGAGGGCCTCTTCCACGGGATCCAGACGACCCTGTTCGCCCAGCAGATGGCGGCCAGGGCCCAGCTGGAGTCGATGCGCCGCGCCCTCCCGCCGGGCGTCGGCGGCGCCGACGGCGACGAGGACCCCCGTGCGGGCGGCCGCGTGGGCGGACCGTACCTGTAG
- a CDS encoding NAD(P)H-quinone oxidoreductase — MYAITIPEPGGPEALVWDEVPDPVPGEGEVLVEVVASAVNRADLLQRQGLYNPPPGASPYPGLECSGRIVETGPGVSGWAVGDEVCALLAGGGYAEKVAVPAGQLLPVPAGLDVRQAAALPEVTCTVWSNVFMVSHLRPAETLLVHGGSSGIGTMAIQLAKAVGAKVAVTAGTKEKLDFCAELGADILINYREQDFVEEIKQATDGAGADVILDNMGAKYLDRNVQALAVNGRLAIIGMQGGIKGELNIATLLNKRAAISATSLRARPLDEKATIVAAVREHVWPLIDSGHVRPVVDRELPMSDAAAGHRVLEESGHIGKVLLIAP; from the coding sequence ATGTACGCGATCACGATTCCTGAACCTGGTGGGCCCGAGGCGCTGGTGTGGGACGAGGTCCCGGACCCCGTGCCCGGCGAGGGCGAAGTACTCGTCGAGGTGGTGGCCAGCGCCGTCAACCGCGCCGATCTGCTGCAACGGCAGGGCCTCTACAACCCGCCGCCCGGCGCGTCGCCGTACCCCGGTCTCGAATGCTCGGGGCGGATCGTCGAGACCGGGCCCGGTGTGTCGGGGTGGGCGGTCGGTGACGAGGTGTGCGCGCTGCTCGCGGGCGGTGGGTACGCCGAGAAGGTCGCCGTTCCGGCCGGGCAGCTGCTGCCCGTGCCCGCGGGCCTGGACGTCAGGCAGGCGGCCGCGCTGCCCGAGGTGACCTGCACCGTCTGGTCGAACGTCTTCATGGTGTCGCATCTGCGTCCCGCCGAGACTCTGCTCGTGCACGGCGGCTCCAGCGGCATCGGCACCATGGCGATCCAGCTGGCGAAGGCCGTCGGCGCGAAGGTCGCGGTCACCGCGGGCACCAAGGAGAAGCTCGACTTCTGCGCAGAGCTGGGCGCCGACATCCTGATCAACTACCGCGAGCAGGACTTCGTGGAGGAGATCAAGCAGGCCACGGACGGCGCCGGTGCCGACGTCATCCTCGACAACATGGGCGCCAAGTACCTGGACCGGAACGTCCAGGCCCTCGCCGTCAACGGACGGCTCGCGATCATCGGCATGCAGGGCGGCATCAAGGGCGAGCTGAACATCGCCACCCTCCTCAACAAGCGCGCGGCCATCAGCGCTACCTCGCTGCGCGCCCGCCCGCTCGACGAGAAGGCGACGATCGTCGCGGCCGTACGCGAGCATGTGTGGCCGCTGATCGACTCCGGCCACGTACGCCCGGTCGTCGACCGCGAGCTGCCGATGAGCGACGCGGCGGCGGGACACCGGGTCCTGGAGGAGAGCGGCCACATCGGAAAGGTGCTGCTCATCGCCCCGTAG
- a CDS encoding potassium channel family protein, translating to MKLPGHDAIARQADEHLVTHRVNLPKKVVERPILQVGKRLAIALLVLVVTALIVWVDHDGYNDSSDGSVDLLDALYYATVTLSTTGYGDVTPVSDAARITNIFVITPLRVLFLIILVGTTLEVLTERTREEWRLNRWRAALRDHTVVVGFGTKGRSAIQTVCATGLKKEQVVVVDPSSKVVEAAAAEGYAGVVGDATRSDVLMRAEVRKARQIIIATQRDDTAVLVTLTARQLNRAAKIVAAVREEENAPLLKQSGADAVITSASAAGRLLGLSVLSPAAGMVMEDLIQQGSGLDIVERPVIKAEVGKGVRETDDLVVSVVRGHRVLGYDDPAVGTIQLTDRLITIVRVTPGTQVAPDTRPLPQD from the coding sequence GTGAAACTTCCGGGCCATGACGCGATCGCCCGCCAAGCGGACGAACATCTCGTGACCCATCGGGTGAACCTCCCGAAGAAAGTCGTGGAACGCCCGATCCTTCAGGTCGGCAAGCGGCTGGCGATCGCGCTGCTGGTGCTCGTCGTCACCGCGCTCATCGTCTGGGTCGACCACGACGGCTACAACGACAGCTCGGACGGCTCCGTCGACCTGCTCGACGCCTTGTACTACGCGACCGTCACCCTCTCCACCACCGGATACGGCGACGTCACCCCGGTCAGCGACGCCGCCCGGATCACCAACATCTTCGTCATCACGCCACTGCGCGTGCTGTTCCTGATCATCCTGGTCGGCACCACGCTCGAAGTCCTCACGGAACGCACCCGGGAGGAATGGCGGCTGAACCGCTGGAGGGCGGCCTTGAGGGATCACACCGTCGTTGTCGGCTTCGGGACCAAGGGGCGGTCGGCCATCCAGACCGTCTGCGCGACCGGGCTGAAGAAGGAACAGGTCGTGGTCGTCGACCCCAGCTCCAAGGTGGTCGAGGCGGCAGCCGCCGAAGGGTATGCGGGCGTTGTCGGGGACGCGACGCGCAGCGATGTGCTGATGCGGGCCGAGGTGCGCAAGGCGCGGCAGATCATCATCGCCACCCAGCGCGACGACACCGCTGTGCTGGTCACGCTGACCGCCCGGCAGCTCAACCGTGCGGCGAAGATCGTCGCCGCCGTACGGGAGGAGGAGAACGCGCCGCTGCTCAAGCAGTCCGGTGCCGACGCCGTCATCACCAGCGCCAGCGCCGCCGGGCGACTGCTCGGGCTCTCCGTGCTCAGCCCCGCCGCGGGCATGGTCATGGAAGACCTCATCCAGCAGGGCAGCGGGCTCGACATCGTCGAACGGCCGGTCATAAAGGCCGAGGTCGGCAAGGGCGTACGCGAGACGGACGACCTGGTGGTGAGCGTCGTACGAGGCCATCGGGTACTCGGCTACGACGATCCGGCCGTCGGGACGATCCAGCTGACGGACCGGCTCATCACGATCGTGCGCGTCACCCCCGGCACACAGGTGGCCCCGGACACCCGGCCACTGCCCCAGGACTGA
- a CDS encoding molybdopterin molybdotransferase MoeA, with protein MTAARSTRDSQDAEDFDVEEALALVKEDGAPAPEGRSVPAPAPEAEQQGRRASHAHHQATPWPEARVVAGRAARSLPRRAPVSVPLDASLGLVLAAPLAALTDLPSFDTSAMDGWAVAGPGPWEVREEGVLAGHAEPAALTDGEAVRIATGARIPQDVTAVLRSEHGLIDDKGRLHAIREVVHGQDIRPRGQECRSGDQLLPVGALVTPAVLGLAAAAGYDTLAAVPRPRAEVLVLGDELLTEGLPQDGLIRDALGPMLPPWLRALGAEVVAVRRLGDDAKALHKAITGSGADLIVTTGGTAAGPVDHVHPTLRRIGAELLVDGVKVRPGHPMLLARTKENQHLVGLPGNPLAAVSGLLTLAEPLLRILAGRPAPEPYTLPLSEAVHGHPYDTRLIPVALRADRAVPLHYNGPAMLRGIAASDALAVVPPGGARAGQELELLDLPWATAGIDVCFT; from the coding sequence ATGACCGCCGCCCGCAGTACCCGGGACAGCCAGGACGCCGAGGACTTCGACGTCGAGGAGGCCCTCGCCTTGGTGAAGGAAGACGGCGCGCCCGCCCCCGAGGGCCGTTCCGTGCCCGCGCCCGCCCCCGAAGCCGAGCAACAGGGCCGCCGGGCCTCCCACGCCCATCACCAGGCCACCCCCTGGCCCGAGGCCCGCGTCGTCGCCGGGCGGGCCGCCCGTTCCCTGCCACGCCGGGCCCCTGTCTCCGTACCCCTCGACGCCTCCCTCGGCCTCGTCCTCGCCGCCCCCCTCGCCGCGCTCACGGACCTCCCCTCCTTCGACACCTCCGCGATGGACGGCTGGGCGGTCGCGGGACCCGGGCCCTGGGAGGTACGGGAGGAAGGGGTGCTCGCCGGGCACGCGGAGCCGGCGGCGCTCACCGACGGCGAGGCGGTGCGGATCGCCACCGGGGCGCGTATCCCTCAGGACGTCACCGCCGTACTGCGCAGCGAGCACGGACTGATCGACGACAAGGGTCGGCTGCACGCCATCCGGGAGGTCGTGCACGGACAGGACATCCGCCCGCGCGGCCAGGAGTGCCGCAGCGGCGACCAGCTGCTGCCGGTCGGCGCGCTGGTCACCCCCGCCGTGCTGGGCCTCGCCGCGGCCGCCGGGTACGACACGCTCGCCGCTGTCCCCCGCCCGCGCGCCGAAGTCCTCGTCCTCGGCGACGAGTTGCTCACCGAGGGCCTGCCCCAGGACGGGCTCATCCGGGACGCGCTCGGCCCGATGCTGCCGCCGTGGCTGCGCGCGCTCGGCGCCGAGGTCGTCGCGGTGCGCAGGCTCGGCGACGACGCCAAGGCGCTGCACAAGGCGATCACCGGCTCCGGTGCCGACCTGATCGTCACCACCGGCGGCACCGCGGCGGGCCCCGTCGACCATGTGCACCCCACCCTGCGCCGCATCGGCGCCGAACTCCTCGTGGACGGCGTCAAGGTGCGCCCGGGGCACCCGATGCTGCTGGCCCGCACCAAGGAGAACCAGCACCTCGTCGGCCTGCCCGGCAACCCTCTGGCCGCCGTCTCCGGCCTGCTCACCCTCGCCGAGCCGCTGCTGCGCATCCTCGCCGGACGCCCGGCCCCGGAGCCGTACACGCTGCCCCTCAGCGAGGCCGTGCACGGGCACCCGTACGACACCCGGCTCATCCCCGTCGCGCTGCGCGCCGACCGGGCGGTGCCGCTGCACTACAACGGCCCGGCGATGCTGCGGGGCATCGCGGCGTCCGACGCGCTCGCGGTCGTACCGCCGGGCGGTGCGCGGGCGGGGCAGGAGCTGGAACTCCTCGACCTGCCCTGGGCCACCGCCGGGATCGACGTCTGCTTCACATGA
- a CDS encoding DUF6457 domain-containing protein: MTAYEPPGAPEPSGAPESPASPEPSGTPGADVPYDAVVLAGGAARRLGGADKPGVRVGGRALLDRVLTACADARTTVVVAEPRATARPVRWAREDPPGGGPLAALDAGLRHTTAEYVVVLSADLPFLDEGTVRSLLTPLRPRRSGPPGEPATPDGVLLTDPDGRDQPLVAAYRAEALRRELAVLTAAHGALTGLPLRRLTAALGLTRISDPVASFDCDTWDDIAAARARIREHGHVLDEWISAVKDELGIDLDVDTGILLDLARDAAHGVARPAAPLTTFLVGYAAARAGGGPEAVAEASRKATELALRWADEAAPDAKPDA, translated from the coding sequence ATGACCGCGTACGAGCCACCGGGTGCGCCGGAGCCATCGGGCGCGCCCGAGTCGCCGGCCAGCCCCGAGCCGTCGGGCACCCCCGGCGCCGATGTCCCGTACGACGCCGTCGTGCTCGCGGGCGGTGCCGCACGGCGGCTGGGCGGCGCGGACAAGCCCGGCGTACGGGTCGGCGGCCGGGCGCTGCTCGACCGGGTGCTGACCGCGTGCGCCGACGCCCGCACCACGGTGGTCGTGGCCGAACCCAGGGCGACCGCACGCCCCGTGCGGTGGGCCCGCGAGGACCCGCCCGGCGGAGGACCGCTCGCCGCGCTCGACGCCGGGCTGCGGCACACCACCGCGGAGTACGTCGTCGTGCTCTCGGCCGACCTGCCGTTCCTGGACGAGGGGACGGTACGGAGTCTGCTGACCCCCCTTCGGCCCCGGCGGAGCGGGCCCCCGGGGGAGCCGGCGACACCCGACGGCGTGCTGCTCACCGACCCCGACGGCCGCGATCAGCCCCTTGTGGCCGCGTACCGTGCGGAAGCCCTGCGCCGGGAGCTGGCCGTGCTCACCGCCGCGCACGGCGCACTCACCGGGCTGCCGCTGCGACGGCTCACCGCCGCGCTCGGCCTCACCCGCATCTCCGACCCCGTCGCGTCCTTCGACTGCGACACCTGGGACGACATCGCCGCCGCCAGGGCACGTATCAGGGAGCATGGGCACGTGTTGGATGAATGGATTTCCGCAGTCAAGGACGAGCTGGGCATCGACCTGGACGTCGACACCGGCATCCTGCTCGACCTGGCCCGCGATGCCGCGCACGGTGTGGCCCGGCCCGCCGCGCCGCTGACCACGTTCCTCGTGGGGTACGCGGCCGCGCGGGCGGGCGGCGGCCCGGAAGCCGTGGCCGAGGCCTCCCGCAAGGCCACGGAGCTGGCGCTCCGCTGGGCCGACGAGGCCGCCCCCGACGCCAAGCCGGACGCCTGA